A portion of the Staphylococcus felis genome contains these proteins:
- the pflB gene encoding formate C-acetyltransferase — MIKNSKTTHNAWEGFTTGRWTRHVDVREFIQLNFTGYQGDDSFLEGPTEATSKLWDQVMKLTKEERDRGGMWDMDTKVPSTILSHDAGYLDQSLEQIVGVQTDKPFKRSMQPFGGIRMAKASCEAYGYELDKETERIFTEYRKTHNQGVFDAYSKEMLACRKAGIITGLPDAYGRGRIIGDYRRVALYGIDFLMEEKQRDFNNLSSTMTEDIIRLREEVSEQYRSLKELKELGNIYGFDLSRPAENFKEAVQWLYLAYLAAIKEQNGAAMSLGRTSTFLDIYAERDLKAGIITESEVQEIIDHFIMKLRLVKFARTPEYNALFSGDPTWVTESIGGVGIDGRPMVTKNSFRFLHSLDNLGPAPEPNLTVLWSTRLPENFKRYCTKMSINTSSIQYENDDLMRESYGDDYGIACCVSAMRIGKQMQFFGARANLAKTLLYAINGGKDEKSGMQVAPNFAPITSDVLDYDEVYKQFDEMMEWLAGVYINSLNVIHYMHDKYSYERIEMALHDTDVHRTMATGIAGLSVAADSLSAIKYGEVRPIRDENGLVVDFDISGEFPKYGNNDPRVDDIAVKLVESFMKKLRKHQTYRNSEHTMSVLTITSNVVYGKKTGNTPDGRKAGEPFAPGANPMHGRDANGALASLSSVAKLPYDCCKDGISNTFSIVPKSLGKEDHTQQQNLVGILDGYALQHGHHLNINVFNRETLLDAMEHPEEYPQLTVRVSGYAVNFIKLTREQQLDVISRTFHETM; from the coding sequence ATGATTAAAAATAGTAAGACAACTCATAATGCTTGGGAAGGATTTACGACAGGGCGTTGGACACGTCACGTTGATGTAAGAGAATTTATTCAACTTAACTTCACTGGATATCAAGGTGATGACAGCTTTTTAGAAGGTCCAACTGAAGCAACATCAAAGTTATGGGATCAAGTCATGAAACTCACAAAAGAAGAACGCGATCGCGGTGGTATGTGGGACATGGATACTAAAGTTCCATCTACAATTTTATCCCATGATGCAGGGTACTTAGATCAGTCATTAGAACAAATTGTGGGTGTTCAAACCGACAAGCCATTCAAACGTTCAATGCAACCATTCGGTGGTATTCGTATGGCAAAAGCATCATGTGAAGCTTATGGCTATGAACTTGATAAAGAGACTGAACGTATCTTCACTGAATATCGCAAAACACATAACCAAGGTGTTTTTGATGCATATTCAAAAGAAATGTTAGCTTGTCGTAAAGCTGGTATTATTACAGGCTTACCAGATGCATATGGACGCGGTCGTATCATCGGTGACTATCGTCGTGTTGCTCTATACGGTATTGACTTCTTAATGGAAGAAAAACAACGCGATTTTAACAACTTATCTTCAACTATGACTGAGGATATCATTCGTTTACGCGAAGAAGTTTCAGAACAATATCGTTCTTTAAAAGAGTTAAAAGAATTAGGAAACATTTACGGTTTTGACTTAAGTCGTCCTGCTGAAAACTTTAAAGAAGCCGTACAATGGTTATATTTGGCTTATCTCGCAGCAATCAAAGAACAAAATGGTGCTGCAATGAGTTTAGGACGTACTTCTACATTCTTGGACATCTATGCTGAGCGTGATTTAAAAGCTGGAATCATTACAGAATCAGAAGTTCAAGAAATTATTGACCACTTTATCATGAAATTACGTCTTGTTAAATTTGCACGTACACCAGAATATAATGCGCTATTCTCAGGGGATCCAACTTGGGTTACAGAATCAATCGGTGGTGTTGGTATTGATGGCCGACCAATGGTAACGAAAAACTCATTCCGCTTCTTACATTCATTAGATAACCTTGGTCCTGCACCTGAACCAAACTTAACGGTACTTTGGTCAACACGCTTACCAGAAAACTTTAAACGTTATTGTACTAAAATGAGTATTAACACGAGCTCAATCCAATATGAAAATGATGATTTAATGCGTGAAAGCTACGGCGATGATTATGGTATTGCATGTTGTGTATCAGCTATGCGAATTGGTAAACAAATGCAATTTTTCGGAGCGCGTGCTAACTTAGCTAAAACGCTATTGTATGCAATCAACGGTGGTAAAGATGAAAAATCAGGCATGCAAGTTGCGCCTAACTTTGCCCCAATCACATCAGATGTTTTAGATTATGATGAAGTTTATAAACAATTTGATGAAATGATGGAATGGCTTGCAGGTGTGTATATTAATTCACTTAATGTTATCCATTACATGCACGACAAATACAGCTATGAGCGTATTGAAATGGCACTACATGACACTGATGTTCATCGCACAATGGCAACAGGTATCGCTGGTCTTTCAGTAGCTGCCGACTCATTATCTGCTATTAAATACGGTGAAGTTCGCCCAATCCGTGATGAAAATGGACTTGTAGTTGATTTCGATATTTCTGGAGAATTTCCAAAATACGGTAACAATGATCCACGTGTTGACGACATCGCTGTTAAACTCGTTGAAAGCTTTATGAAAAAATTACGTAAACATCAAACTTATCGCAACTCTGAGCATACAATGAGTGTACTGACAATCACATCAAACGTTGTATACGGTAAAAAGACAGGTAACACTCCAGACGGACGTAAAGCTGGTGAGCCATTTGCACCAGGGGCAAACCCAATGCATGGCCGAGACGCTAACGGTGCACTTGCGTCATTATCTTCAGTTGCTAAGTTACCTTATGACTGTTGTAAAGATGGTATCTCTAACACATTCAGCATCGTTCCTAAATCATTAGGTAAAGAAGATCATACACAACAACAAAACTTAGTCGGTATTTTAGATGGTTATGCACTGCAACATGGTCATCACTTAAATATCAACGTATTTAACCGCGAAACATTACTAGATGCTATGGAACACCCTGAAGAATATCCACAATTAACAGTTCGTGTATCAGGATATGCGGTAAACTTTATTAAACTAACACGTGAACAACAACTAGATGTCATTTCACGTACGTTCCACGAAACAATGTAA
- a CDS encoding NAD(P)-binding oxidoreductase translates to MVKTLILGANGGVGQKLVQIMKENDQDYVAGVRKDSQKKNLQSEGIQAEIVDVEKQTIDELKEIFKAFDQIVFSVGSGGSTGDDKTIIVDLDGAVKAIKASEQAAIEHFIMVSTYDSRREAFDDIPELKPYTIAKHYADDYLKRSQLTSTIVHPGALKDEPGTGQVNVAQLFENPEKREIPREDVARVLYEVATNTNHRGKEFQVLTGETDIAEALKAYR, encoded by the coding sequence ATGGTAAAGACATTAATTTTAGGCGCAAATGGCGGAGTAGGTCAAAAGTTAGTTCAAATCATGAAAGAAAATGACCAAGACTATGTTGCAGGAGTACGAAAAGATTCACAAAAAAAGAACTTACAATCTGAAGGGATTCAAGCAGAGATAGTCGATGTTGAGAAGCAAACGATCGATGAATTGAAAGAGATATTTAAAGCGTTTGATCAAATTGTCTTTTCAGTAGGTTCTGGTGGTAGTACAGGAGATGATAAAACAATTATCGTTGACTTAGATGGTGCTGTCAAAGCTATTAAAGCAAGTGAACAAGCAGCTATTGAACACTTTATTATGGTTTCAACGTATGATTCTAGACGTGAAGCGTTTGATGATATCCCTGAACTCAAACCATACACGATTGCTAAACATTATGCAGATGACTATTTGAAACGTAGTCAACTCACATCAACAATTGTGCATCCAGGTGCGTTAAAGGATGAACCAGGTACAGGTCAAGTGAACGTTGCGCAATTGTTTGAAAATCCTGAAAAACGTGAAATTCCACGTGAAGATGTTGCACGTGTACTCTATGAAGTAGCTACAAATACTAATCATCGTGGTAAAGAATTCCAAGTTTTAACAGGTGAAACAGACATCGCCGAAGCATTAAAAGCATATCGTTAA